DNA sequence from the Pedobacter sp. W3I1 genome:
TTGCCAAACATCGGGAAACTGATGTGACCTTTTGAGCCATAAATCACGCATACATCAGCTTGATCTTGTGGGGCAACAGAGAAACACCAGGTACCACTGAAAAGAACCCCATTTTCGAAAAGGATATTTCCTGTAACCAGATCATCAACTTCAGTGTTTTCCTGTTGTCTGGTAGCCATGCCCATGGCATTTTTTACAGCGTCGAAATAGTAAGTCATCAGATCCAACTGATGTGGAGCCAGATCATGGAACAAACCACCACCAGAAATGGCTGGATTAATCCGCCAATTATCGGCTGTTTTGGCAATTAGTGCGGGGTTGGGCGACTGGAGCATTTTTAACCGCACTAAACGAACATCGCCAATGGTATGTGTAGCCAGTAATTCTTTAACTTTTAAGAACATGGGTTGGGCACGGCGGTAATGAGCTACGCAAAGCTTCACCTTTAATTTGTTGGCTGCATCAGTCATGCGTTGAGCAGCATCGGCATCTAAAGTCATGGGTTTTTCTACATATACCGGCTTGCCAGCTTTTAAGGCCTCAATGGTGTAAGCTTCGTGCTGTAGGGGTGGGGTAGCAATGTAAATGGCATTAACCTCCGGATCGTTAATCAGTTGAGCAGCATCATCATACCATTTTGGAACATGGTGCCGTTTTGCATAATCAGCAGCTCTGGCACCATCGCGGCGCATTACTGCTACCAATTTAGAATTGGCAACTTTATTAAAAGCTGGTCCGCTTTTTACTTCAGTCACATCTCCACAGCCAATAATGCCCCATCTTATTTCTTCCATTGTAATCGGTTTGATAGGTTCAATTTAGAAAATATTACCCGGAAACTACGTTCAAACAATAAAAAGCTTGTTAAAAAAGAAAAGGGATTCACTTTGGGAGTGATCCCTAATCAACTAACCAAACAAATCTATTCCGGAAACCACGCCGGAATTAATTTATAAACGAAAGAATTAGGAGATTGTTTTATGGTGATTGTCTATTTGGTGTATTTTTTTAAAAAAAGAAAAATAACATCTTTATCCGAAATTAAAGCCTCTCTTTTTTTAGCTTTGTACTATGCAAAATCTTTCCAAGAAGCTTCAGATTGATCTTATAGAACTTAAGGCAAAATATGCCTTTATCATGGATGAACTTGAAGTAACATTTGCCGATGCTTACCTGTCGAAATTGCAAGCTAAACAACGCCTGGCCGAGCAGATGATGATAGAAATGGAAAGAATACTCACCAGCGAGGCCGGAGAGCAAGAAAACTAATGTGTTAAGATAAAGAGATCGTTAACTTTAGTAAAGCCTCTTTTTATTTACTAATTTAACGGAGAACTGGAAAAATAGCGGAAACTATGCGATTTGCGCTATCTCTTTTTCAAAGCCGGTGGGATGCTAAAAGTGGGTTTTTTGTCGGCATCTTTAAAGTCTACTTCCATAAAGTAGTGTTTTTGTTTAATGATGTAATTTTCTATAAACCACAAAATATCTGGCAGGTTTTCAACCATTGGTGAGCCGGCTATTTCATGTCCCATACCTTGCACATACTGAAAGTAATATGGATATCCGTTTTTTCTGAAGGTGCGTGCAAGGTATTTGGAACCAAAAAAGCCCCTGTTCAGCAATCGCACTTTATTATAGGGTACAAGTTTATCGGCTGTGCCATGGAAAAGCATGGTAGGTGCTGGGGGTATGGCATATTTTGGCGCGCCCTGATAACTTAAAATTGCGCCGGCAAAAGAAATTACACCTTTGTATTGAAAATGCTGTGGAAGTTTAGCAGATAGTGCTGTCGCATTACGCTTGTTATAATCGGCATGCAGTGCAGTAATAGCGCCCGCACTTGATCCCGATAAGATAATCATAGCCGTATCGATACCGAGTTCTTTTGCATTTTTGATCAGATAGGCCGTTGCGTCGAAAACATCTGTTGTAGCCGTATCAATAGCTGCTTTTAAGTTAGACGTATTAAATGGACTAGGAAATTTCTTTCCTTTAAGGCCTAGTCTGTAGTCAACAGAAACCACTTTAAAACCATGCGCTATTAAAGTGTTAAAATATTGATCAAATAATTTGCTATCTCTGTGGCCCATTACAAAGCCTCCGCCAAATATAAAAAGCACTGTTGGCTTGGTTTCTGTTATTTTACCACTGTAATAAATATCTAACTTTAGTGCACCTGAATCGGTTTGCGAAAATGTTTTAGTATCTACGTGATATTTTTTATCCTTGAGTTCAATTTGTGCTATTGCAGATATGGAGCTGAATAAAAGTGTCAGGAACAGCAGGCTTAGCGGATATACTTTATTATTGGGCATCATCTGTTTTTTAGGAAGTGGTTCGCTATCAGCCATGGATCGGCTGTATTTCTAAGCTAATTTATTGCATTTTCAGTTCAAGTGCAATTAAATACACCATATTTTAATATAGCTTCAACATTAATTTAATAGTCTTTAATTGCGATTGAACATTTCTTAATAAGTTAATATGAAAGTACTGATAAGTTAAAACGCTTTGTGTTGCTTTGCGGCCAAAGAATTAACATTAATGATGCAAAACAGTCAGATAAAGGTTAGCCCAGATCTACAGCAGTTTATCGATAAGTTTGAGCCCAGTAAATTTAAACTAATGTCGGGTGGGATCGAAATCAGGGGAATAAACGATATGCAAAGGAATATTGCTCAAGCCAGAGAAATTATAGAAAGATTAAAACTTCGCCTAATTGTTTCGCATAATGCCGAAATGCTTAGTTATCGTGGTTTTGAAGTAACTAACTTATAAGTCTAACTTATTTTTGTTTTTTATGATGAAATCGACAGGGTGTTATATAAATTTATGAGCTTCTTCCAGGTTGATTGTAATTAGCACTTCAAAATAATTATCTTTCATTCCTGAAGAAATCTCTGCTCTGTCTGCATAGGTATGGAGCAGCCTTTGCCGGATATTTTCAAGGCCTGTATGGAAACCTGTATCGTTGAGACCTGTGTTAATCAGGTTACTTGTTTGAATGCTAAACTGCCCTCCATACAACTTTACCATAATTTTTCCAGGATCTTCCGGCTGGCTGAGGTTACCATGTTTAACCATATTTTCGGTTAGGCTAAGTAATAGTAATGGAATGATCTCGGTCGATTCGATTTTCTGGTCATAACTAAAATCTATAAATAAGTCAGGCTGCTTTATTCTGCTAAGCTGAAGAAGGTTTTCGACTTGGCGGATCTCTGCTTCCAGTGGCATAATTTCCGGACCATGTTCGCACTCCAAAGCGTAACGCATCAGTTTTGAAAGGTATCGCACGGCTTCTGCAGCCCGGGGTTCACTCTTATGCGTACTGTTATATATATAGGTTAAAGTATTGAACAAGAAATGTGGATTTATTTGAGCTTTGAGATAGGCATTTTTAGCATTAGCCAGTTCAAGCGTTATTTGCTTTTGCTTCAACATTTCTTCAATTGCTTCTTTTTCCAGTTTGGTTGCCCGATGTTTCTGGTGGATATAACTTTTAATAAAATAGTAAGCTGTTGAGAATAACATGAAGTAGATTCCCCGCCACAGTGTTGAAGACATAAATTTCCAGTCTGTAACCGTGAGCTTATCAATAGGAACTATTGTTGTTTTTGAAAGGGATCGATCTGTGAGGTACGCGATAATAGTATACAAACATACTTCAACTATTGTTAATATAATTATCCTTAAATAAATAGGTCTGTTTGATTTTAAACTTTTTCCTAATACCAATTCGGCATGGATATAGAAGAGTGTTATATTGATAATGTAGTGAATGCAATAGCTTAATAAAGTGGCATTTATTTTAAGGATCAATGAGATCAGTATATATTCATAAAGAATGAAAGTAGCCCATGCAATAATATGCCAGCGATAATTTTTTAGCCAGTTTTTCATTTTTTTTTAAGGTTAAAATTGGGTTTCACAACAGTCAATAATTGCTTTGCGTAATGTAGTCTTTTAGGGATTTTGATGGGGCTAATTTTCGTTTATGAAAAGAATAATAGACTTAAAATCGACCCGGAAAACTGCGTTTGTTTTCCGTTCACAAAAAGCAGCTAATATGAGCTTTCAAAAGAGTGATCCGACTACTAGTACAATGACTGTGATCACAACACTTACAACTCATTCAGATTTGCAAATGTCAATCCCTTAGGCGTTTTGAGACAAGGGTTTGACTTTCAATATAATCCATAAATGCCTCTTTGTATTGTGGAGTCATAAGCACTTCGTACTTTCCAAGATCGATTTTGTGCCCATTAATTTCCTTTACAAAGGTGGTGTTAATCATGTACGATTTGTGAACGCGGTAGAATTGCTCATTTTCCCGGAGTTTTTCCTCCATTTCTTTTATGGTCATGTATACCGAATAGTCATTTGTTGGCGTGTAAATGTGCACATGATTATTTGAGCCCTGGAGATAGATGATGTCTTTTTTGAGTACTTTGGTAAGCCGGCCGCGTTCGCCGCTTGTGCGTAAGAAAAATGCTTCTTCATTTTCTTGTACAAGACGCTGCGTATCATAATATTCCGAAAGCACCTCATTAACCACTTCCGTTATATTTGAGCCATGAAATAAAAATTAATTACATATTTGATATTGTAGCAATAAGCTATTTTACTGTTTTAGAAAACCGCAAAACTTCAAAAGACACAGGAAAAAATAGATGGTTGCCTACGCTACGCGTGGGTGCCTGTTTATCTTGTGTCTGGGCATTTTGCGGTGCCTCTAAAGCGGATATCGGGTTAACCCACGCTTTTTTATGGATCGTTTTTCCCAGCCAAATCACTTTCTCCTCAATCTGCCCATTGCAGAACTTCCACTATCTGAGAATTTTAAGCTTAGAAGTAAGTTAATGGGCTTTTTTACACTTCAGGATATTATTGGGACTCACCAAAAGGAATTACATGAGTTGGATGATTATTCGGAGCACTGGTATTTCGAATTTGTAGATTTTTTACGCAGGAAGGGTTTGTTAAATCTTCTTGGTTAGCATTTTCCCTCGGCAATGGTCAACATGTTGACGATTTTTTCGATCACTTTTTCAACATCGTTTCCTACATTTCCATAGTAAGCATTTTTAAAGCTTTTTTCTGATATGCTATCTTTTTCTATAGTACTATAGTGTTTCGTAACATATTGATGTAGTGCCTTGGGGCTCTGGGTTGTGATGATGCCAGCCTCAACTTGTAGGTGTATGAATATGGCAAGCTGTTTTACCGTAAAGGTTACTTTAAAATTGCTATCTAAAATACCACCACGACTTAGGTCTTCGGCTATGGTATCTATTGATTTGAGGTAGCTGATTTCGCTTTCAATATACCGCAGTAGTGATTCGTCAATATCGGGCAAATTTCTATTGTAGGGTATGCTTATGGTTTTAAAAACCTGCCCAATTAGCTTTTTAAAGAAATGGATTAATCTATATTGCTCGCTAATGTTTTCGCACTTTCGAAGTTCCTGAGTAAAGTAGTTGCAGCAGGAATGATAAAAAGATGGGTGATTAAAATTTAAGGATACGAGTATTAGGATAAACCCTGGCATTTGTAAAGGAGATGCAAATTTATTTAATGCTATTTTAAGTGATTCGAAAAAATCATATAGATATCCTGCCTGTTCGAAAGTAAAGCGGACAATACCGTTATTTAAGTGTTCAACGATATGCGTAAAGGCCACAATGGTTTCATTATCGGCATGCAGTTCTTCAAGGCTTTTTATGATCTGGCTTGAATTTTCTGCAATATTTACTAATAACTGTTTCTGAGTAATTATGGAAACAGGGCAATGATAGTCGAAATAGTATGGTAAATACTGCTGAAGATCCAAAACCATCTGGTTGATTAGATTTGCTATGCTATTAATTTCTTCTGTTTTATTTTTTTGACCAGCATTAAGGCTATCCTCATTCACCATGGTTTCTAACTCATCCATTAATTGCATCAACCCTCTTTGATGTTGCCTTAGATAAGCCTTTGATCTATCGGGTTCCATTTGTGTAATATTATGCTGAATGGAGCTGAATATCCGTTTACTTTCCTTTAAGATTTCGTCTTGCAGTTGCTTGCAGAGGCACTTATATGCTGCTCCAACTTTAAGGGCATCTAAAATTATTTCCCTGAAGCTTATAAGTTCATACATCATTTTGCTTAGTAGCCAATTGCTTAATTCTAGGCATTTTAGTTTCGTTTTTTTGTATTAACGTGGTAAAACGAACTTTTAACGTGGTGATACTTAATTTTAGCACTTTATCGGTTTGTATTGCCTGTTATTTTGATAAGCCGGGCATATTCAGCGATATTCCTTTTGCGAGCAATGGGATGCAAATCATGCACATGAAGGCAAACTAGATTATCTCGATGCGGCAAAAAGTTAATATGTTTACAGGGTTAAACTTTTGAATGTTTGTTATGCTTAGGGGTGCAAGCCAGGTAATTGCAATCGATTAAAATGCTCGAAATGTATTTTAAGGCCGTTCAGAGAATGGGAAACAATATTGGGTGTTTATAATCCATCTTATGATAATTTTCAGCTTTCAGGGTTTTTTGATAAAGGATATTACCATTGAGCAGGGGTAGGCACCGGTACTAAATTAGCTGGTAGGCTTGTAAATGAGGCGGAAGTGGTGCCGGATGATATCCATTACCCATACGCTCCACTCGGAGATGCTCCGCATGGGTATAAATTTGAGGATAAGGAAGAAGACTGCGTTAAGGTAACTTGAAGAAACACTATTGAACTAAATTAGCATTTTGTTCTGTCTATCTTTATTCTATCCTGGTGTAGAAAACGGATTGTCCAAGGGTAAATACTAGGAACCGTGCCTGTAATTTTTTAAGTATTTCTTGAGCAGGAGTCTGGCCTGATGGATATGTGTCTTTACCGTCCCTAAGGGGATTCCCAGTTCCGCCGAAATCTCTTCATATTTATAGCCTTCAAAATAGCGCTGAAAAGGAATGCTGTAAGCATCTGGGATACTGTCAAGTGCTTTTTGGATATCACCCATCATAAATTTGGATTCTGATGCATTCCGGTCGGCGCTTTTGATCAGCTGTACGCTTGATAACTCTTCTTCTGTGATAATGAGTTCCTGTTTTTTCTGCTCTTTACGATAATTATTGATGAAAGTATTGCGCATAATTACATAAAGCCATCCTTTGATGTTGGTGCCCTGATCAAAATTATTACAGAAACGTATACCCTTAAGCAGTGTGTCCTGTACAAGATCCTTCGCCTCGTCTTCATCCCTGGTGAAGCGCATGGCATGCGAATGCAGGGAAGATGCATGCCGGTTCGCAGCTAAGCTGAATTCATTTTGGTCCATTATTCTTGGTTTTGAGGTAGATTTTTAGGATAAATAACACTTAAAGACAGTTTTTGGTTTGGATAATGTAAGGATGATGGAAAAAAAAGCTTATGATACGATACGTCCAACTAAATGGTAGTTTGCCTGTTTAAGATGTGCTGTCGGATAACTTTTAACATCAATTGTTTCCAGTTAGTTTAAATTCTGGCTGGACAGAGAAAAAAATAGATGGCATTACCATATTTTCTTTTTGAAAGCATTCACCTTGACATTATACCCGCTATTGTAGGTGATTTTCGATTGCCCCGGAGATCTGGTTGATCTCAGCCACACCTAGAGAAAGATGATGACTGTTTTCTGTTAATTTGTAATCAAATGGTGCTAGTTCCTCAAGCTCGATCTCTTCAGCTTTCAGTAAGATCCAGTCAGATTCCTGTTTTCTTATTGCTCCTAAAATCCCTCCTAAATAAACAATCTTAAAATAATCATCTTTTGGGACAATGGTCAGGGTGATCGCTTGATCGTTATGATCGATTTCAATGTTAAATGCTGTCATGATCTCAAAACCATTGCATCCCACTTTTTGTTTTGTCAAAATGGCCCGGTTATCGGATTAACCCTTCTGCCGGATTGATGCGGTGTTTAAACGCAAAGCTGCTTTCATTTGGATTTTCCAGCTATTGCGTCAATCTGTACCGTAAACCGGAAGAGAAAAAAGAAACGTACTTCCGATACCCTGTTCGCTTTCTGCCCAAATCTCTCCATTGTGGCGGCTAATGATCTCATGAGCCAGGTACAGCCCTATGCCTAGACCTGAGATGTTAGGTGAGCTCTCATCAATGCGATAGAACCTTTTAAATATGTTTTTAAGCTTGTTATGCGGGATACCCGGTCCGAAGTCTGTAACGCTTACGGTGATCTTCTCGGGGGAGCTGTCAAGGCTTACTTTAACATGGTCTGCCATTGGTGCGTACTTGACGGCGTTACTAAGCAAGTTGATGATGACCTGTTCGATTCGCTGGGCGTCTCCGCTGGCCATGCAATGCTTGGTATTGCTATGAAAACTGATAGTATGCTTAGGGGCAGAGTGCTGGATGAGTTCGATCGATTCCCTAATCACGGCCTCAAGGTCAAATGGTTTAATAGAAAGCTGTAGCTTTCCGGCTTCAATCTTCGATATGTCCAGCAGGTCGTTGACAAGAGAGGTGAGTCTTTGCACCTGATTGGATGCCTTAGTAAGGAATGTTTGCTGTTTTGCTTCAAATGTCAGGCGACCCAGGATTTGAAGATAACCGCTGATACTTGCCAGTGGTGTCTTGAGCTCATGGCTGGCAAGGCCGATGAATTCATCTTTTTTGTCGTTAAGTGCCTTTACTTCTTCAAAGAGTTTTGCGTTGTCGAGGCTTATGGCGGCCTGGGCGGCGATAGAAGTGACTATTGTTTCATGCTCCTGCGTAAATATTGCTGGTTCAGGATGTCCAAAGAACAGCCCGCCGATGACATTTCCGTTCCTTGATATTACCGGGACAGCCAGGTAACTGACCACGGGTAGGTGTCCTTTTGGCATGCCAAAGTGAGGCGCATTTTTTCCATATCTTTCATCCTTTGTGATATCATCAACTCTAACTACACCCTGCCCTGAGAAGGTAGGATGGAATACAGCGGTATTTCTGGGCATCCCAAACTTTTCGAAAGACTCCCTTGATGCGCCAGAAAGAGTGAAGAGCATGTAGGATTCTCCCTGGCCATCAGTCTTGTTGTAAAAAAAAGCCCCGAATTGTGCTCCGGTGAGCTCTGTGGTGGCATCAGTTACCTTTTGCAGGATCTTGTTCAGTTCAAGCTCTTCGGATATAGAGCCCATAACCATATTCATAATCTCAAGGCGCTCGGTGTATTTCCTCGCTGTTTCCTGGACCTGTAGCTGCTCAGAAATGTCGCGGGCGATCTTCGAGGCACCTATGATCGTTCCATTAGGTCCGAAAATGGGAGAGACGGTGATCGATAAGTGTAACTGCTTGCCACTTTTGCCCTGCCTTATTGTTTCAAAGTGATCGACGTTGTTTCCACTGCGTATCTGCGAGATAATGAAATCTTCTTCCTGGATACGTTCGGGTGGAATGATAATAGAGATGTGGCGTCCGAGGGTCTCAGACTCGGTATAACCGAAAGCCCGTTCCGCTGCCGGGTTCCAGCTGGTAATTATTCCCTCAAGGGTCTTTGAGATAATAATGTCGTCAGTTGAATTTACTACTGCGGCTAGGCGTGCCTGTTTTTCGGCCAGGTCGGCCAGGCGCAGTTCGTTCCGCTTTTCCGAAGTCACATCCAGCACCGAGCCGATGAACCTTTTTGCTTTTTTATCTTCGTAGTAAACTTTTCCCTTTGCCCTTACCCAGCGCAGCTCATGATCGGCCTGACCAATAGTACGATATTCCACGTCATAGTCGCCGCTAGGGCTGCTTCCCGAGAGCAACTCGCTGATGATGGTAGTAATCCTCGTTCTATCGTCTGGATGCAGGCCCTTTATGAAGTCATCCTCGTAGGTTACCTCGTTTTTATGCCGTACACCAAAAAGCTCACGGCATCGCCAGTCCCATTCCATAATACCCTTTTCCAGGTCCATGTCAAAGGTACCGAGTTGTGCCGCGGTCTTTGAAAGCTGGATCCGCTCATATGCCTTTTGCAGCTCCATGCGTGATTTTACCTGTTCGGTAACATTGACGGAAATGGCAAGCACACCAAGGATTGCGCCGAAAGGATCACGATAGGCTTGGTAAACAAAGTTTTGATAAACGGTATCTTGCTTTCCATGCCTCAAGAGCCTTACAGGCGTTTCATTCGCGAAAAAGGGTTCCCCGCTGCGGTACACTTCTTCCATTACCTGTTCCAGACCCTGCTCTCTGGCATCGGGAAGAGCCTGGAAGACTGGTCTGTTTATTACGGTGTCTTTGGACTTGCCCCAGATATCGAGCATGGCTGCATTAACCATCTCAATGATAAAATCCGGTCCGCGTAGCAGGCACATGGCCACAGGCGCTTGAAGGATCAAGCTGCGGAAGTTCTGTTCGCTGAATTCTGCGTGCTGTTTCGCCAGGTTCAGATCAGTTACGTCTGCGGCGGTGTTCATCACCCCATATACTTTTCCGCTCTCGTCAAACAGAGGGGTGAATGAGTAGTTGAAATAAAACTCTTTCAGTTCTCCTTTTACAACGAGATCGACCCGGCTGTTGCGGATATCGTAGGGAACGCCCGTTGAGTAAACCTCCTCCAGTTTTTGATAAATGCCGGTGTTCCTAAGTTCAGGAAGTAGTTGTGCATAGTTTTTTCCGATCACATCATCTCCCTTACCCCACACATCGATCACTGCCTGGTTGGCGCGTGTGATACGCATTTCGCGGCCTTCGTATACTGCAATAGGGAATGGTGCGCTCTCGATGAGCGCTATAATCTGTTGTTCGTTTTTTGTCTGGTTTCCGTTTTCCATAAATTAGGATAATGGTCTGCTGCTGGATAAATACCTGGTCGGTCTGACTGATAAACAAGGTTTTTTAACTTTTGTTTACCAAGACATCAGCAAGGGCCAAAAGCTCGTCAAGATCAAAGGGTTTGGCTATGAAACAGTCAGCGCCAGCTTGTTCCGAAAGTGCCTTCCCATCATTGTTGGCAGAGATGTAGATAACAGGAATGTTTTTCACTTCTTCGTTGGCCTTCAGGAGCTGGGTAGCCCTGATTCCGCCGATAGATGGGATCCAGTTGTCCATCAGGATCAGCAGCGGCCGGTACTGGATCGCCATTTCAACCACATTATCACAGTTCTGGAAACTGTGTACCTGCCAGCCGCTTTCCTCAAAAAGGAAATTGAAAATGTTTAAAAGATCGGGGTCGTCATCGAAGACAAGTACGGTTTTAGAATCCATATACGAATATACATGGATTTTGATAAATTGTAAAAAAGGAGCGATGACACTTCTGTACCTGCCAAATTCTGCTTGGAATATCAGGGCTGAGCCTACAGTGAAAAAAGTAAACCAAATTAACCGCTTTAAACAATCTATACATTAACTTACTCTTCCCGGATATTGCTGCAATGCCACTTCCAAACAATCCATAGCTGCGTTTAAATCGTTGGTATTTAATACATATGCCATACGAACCTCGTTTTTGCCAGAACCAGGGGTAGAATAGAAGCCCGTTGCAGGCGCCATCATTACCGTTTGGTTATTATGGTTAAAATCCTCTAAAATCCACTGACAAAATTTATCAGCATCATCAATAGGGAATTTTGCTACTACGTAAAATGCACCGCCCGGATTAGGACAGAAAACGCCTTCTATATTATTTAACCGACCAACCAAAGTATCACGGCGCAAGGTATATTCGGTATTTACTTTTTCAAAATAACTATCTGGCGTATCTACAGCTGCTGCACCAGCAATTTGTTCAACCATGCCCGGGCTTAATCTTGCTTGCGCAAATTTTAATCCTGAAGCAATAACTTCTTTGTTTTTCGTAATTAAACAGCCTAAACGTGCACCACAAGCACTGTAACGTTTAGAAACTGTATCCATAATGACCACATTTTCATCTAATCCGTCTAAATGCATCGGTGAGATAAATTCCCGTCCATCATAACAGAATTCGCGATAAGCTTCATCAGAGAATAAAAATAGATCGTATTTAACACAAAGTGTTTTTAAAGCCTCTAATTCTGCTCTTGAATATAAATAACCAGTCGGGTTATTGGGGTTACAGATTATGATCGCCTTGGTTTTTTCAGTAATCAATTTTTCGAATTCGGCAATCGGCGGTAATGCAAAACCATTTTCAATGTAAGAAAGAATTGGTTTTACCACCACGTTGCTCATACAGGCAAAGCCATTGTAATTGGCATAAAAAGGTTCTGGAATGATAATTTCGTCGCCCTCGTTTACGCAGGTTTGCATGGCAATGGTGATGGCTTCAGAACCACCAACCGTTACCAATATGTTTTCGGGTGTAATATTGTAGCCCAGTTTATTGTAGTATTCGGTCAGTTTTAAACGGTATGCAAGTGTACCTTCTGATGGTGTATAGGCCCAAACATTAAAATCAATGTTTTTGATAGCGCTTAACATTCCTTCAGGTGTTTCTATATCTGGTTGACCAATATTTAAATGGAAAACTTTTTTACCATCTTTTTTAGCTTGATCTGCAAATGGAGTTAACTTTCTGATTGGCGATGCAGGCATCTGCACACCTTTTTGTGAAATTTTTGGCATGGCACAAAAATAAAAAAGTCCCGATGAAAATCGGGACTTTTTAAATATTATCGTTTAAAAAATTTATTTTGAAGCTGCGGCAACCGTTTCACCTTTGATGTAAAGCACTTTAATTGGTGTTTTAGCATTTGAAGTAATGGTTACGGCTTTCGAAAAAGTAGAGGGACCAGCAGCAGCGTTAAACGTTACAGAAATTACACCAGTTTCACCTTTTTTTAATGGTGTAGAAGTGTATTTAGGTACTGTACATCCACAGCTTGCTTCAGCTTTAGTGATAATTAAAGGCTCTTCGCCAACATTGGTGTATTTAAAATCGTATGTAACTGGTTTGTTCAATACAATTTTACCGAAATCGTGAGTTTCCGATTCAAATTTAAACTCTGCAGGTTTAGTTTGTGCATTTACAGCAACACTTAAACCTAAAACAAAAGCGAATAATACTAAGATCTTTTTCATGTTATGTGGTTGTAATTTATTTTTTATAATCTAAAACAAATTTAATGTTTTCATATTAAAACAAAAACTATTCCAAATATATTTTACAAATCCATATATAATTTTACAATGGAGGATAAAGGCAAACTTTTAATTTTGTATATATTTGCCGCAACCAATCTTTGATTACTATGCCGAATGAAAAATTGATGACCAATACTATTGATGCTTC
Encoded proteins:
- a CDS encoding Gfo/Idh/MocA family protein, with protein sequence MEEIRWGIIGCGDVTEVKSGPAFNKVANSKLVAVMRRDGARAADYAKRHHVPKWYDDAAQLINDPEVNAIYIATPPLQHEAYTIEALKAGKPVYVEKPMTLDADAAQRMTDAANKLKVKLCVAHYRRAQPMFLKVKELLATHTIGDVRLVRLKMLQSPNPALIAKTADNWRINPAISGGGLFHDLAPHQLDLMTYYFDAVKNAMGMATRQQENTEVDDLVTGNILFENGVLFSGTWCFSVAPQDQADVCVIYGSKGHISFPMFGNKITVSTNETEEFIFEPLQHVQQPMIEKVVDYFLGKGQNPCSGEDALITMKLMDDFTGK
- a CDS encoding alpha/beta hydrolase, encoding MADSEPLPKKQMMPNNKVYPLSLLFLTLLFSSISAIAQIELKDKKYHVDTKTFSQTDSGALKLDIYYSGKITETKPTVLFIFGGGFVMGHRDSKLFDQYFNTLIAHGFKVVSVDYRLGLKGKKFPSPFNTSNLKAAIDTATTDVFDATAYLIKNAKELGIDTAMIILSGSSAGAITALHADYNKRNATALSAKLPQHFQYKGVISFAGAILSYQGAPKYAIPPAPTMLFHGTADKLVPYNKVRLLNRGFFGSKYLARTFRKNGYPYYFQYVQGMGHEIAGSPMVENLPDILWFIENYIIKQKHYFMEVDFKDADKKPTFSIPPALKKR
- a CDS encoding sensor histidine kinase, which encodes MKNWLKNYRWHIIAWATFILYEYILISLILKINATLLSYCIHYIINITLFYIHAELVLGKSLKSNRPIYLRIIILTIVEVCLYTIIAYLTDRSLSKTTIVPIDKLTVTDWKFMSSTLWRGIYFMLFSTAYYFIKSYIHQKHRATKLEKEAIEEMLKQKQITLELANAKNAYLKAQINPHFLFNTLTYIYNSTHKSEPRAAEAVRYLSKLMRYALECEHGPEIMPLEAEIRQVENLLQLSRIKQPDLFIDFSYDQKIESTEIIPLLLLSLTENMVKHGNLSQPEDPGKIMVKLYGGQFSIQTSNLINTGLNDTGFHTGLENIRQRLLHTYADRAEISSGMKDNYFEVLITINLEEAHKFI
- a CDS encoding LytTR family DNA-binding domain-containing protein, with protein sequence MVNEVLSEYYDTQRLVQENEEAFFLRTSGERGRLTKVLKKDIIYLQGSNNHVHIYTPTNDYSVYMTIKEMEEKLRENEQFYRVHKSYMINTTFVKEINGHKIDLGKYEVLMTPQYKEAFMDYIESQTLVSKRLRD
- a CDS encoding RNA polymerase sigma factor is translated as MDQNEFSLAANRHASSLHSHAMRFTRDEDEAKDLVQDTLLKGIRFCNNFDQGTNIKGWLYVIMRNTFINNYRKEQKKQELIITEEELSSVQLIKSADRNASESKFMMGDIQKALDSIPDAYSIPFQRYFEGYKYEEISAELGIPLGTVKTHIHQARLLLKKYLKNYRHGS
- a CDS encoding PAS domain S-box protein, which produces MENGNQTKNEQQIIALIESAPFPIAVYEGREMRITRANQAVIDVWGKGDDVIGKNYAQLLPELRNTGIYQKLEEVYSTGVPYDIRNSRVDLVVKGELKEFYFNYSFTPLFDESGKVYGVMNTAADVTDLNLAKQHAEFSEQNFRSLILQAPVAMCLLRGPDFIIEMVNAAMLDIWGKSKDTVINRPVFQALPDAREQGLEQVMEEVYRSGEPFFANETPVRLLRHGKQDTVYQNFVYQAYRDPFGAILGVLAISVNVTEQVKSRMELQKAYERIQLSKTAAQLGTFDMDLEKGIMEWDWRCRELFGVRHKNEVTYEDDFIKGLHPDDRTRITTIISELLSGSSPSGDYDVEYRTIGQADHELRWVRAKGKVYYEDKKAKRFIGSVLDVTSEKRNELRLADLAEKQARLAAVVNSTDDIIISKTLEGIITSWNPAAERAFGYTESETLGRHISIIIPPERIQEEDFIISQIRSGNNVDHFETIRQGKSGKQLHLSITVSPIFGPNGTIIGASKIARDISEQLQVQETARKYTERLEIMNMVMGSISEELELNKILQKVTDATTELTGAQFGAFFYNKTDGQGESYMLFTLSGASRESFEKFGMPRNTAVFHPTFSGQGVVRVDDITKDERYGKNAPHFGMPKGHLPVVSYLAVPVISRNGNVIGGLFFGHPEPAIFTQEHETIVTSIAAQAAISLDNAKLFEEVKALNDKKDEFIGLASHELKTPLASISGYLQILGRLTFEAKQQTFLTKASNQVQRLTSLVNDLLDISKIEAGKLQLSIKPFDLEAVIRESIELIQHSAPKHTISFHSNTKHCMASGDAQRIEQVIINLLSNAVKYAPMADHVKVSLDSSPEKITVSVTDFGPGIPHNKLKNIFKRFYRIDESSPNISGLGIGLYLAHEIISRHNGEIWAESEQGIGSTFLFSLPVYGTD
- a CDS encoding PleD family two-component system response regulator — its product is MDSKTVLVFDDDPDLLNIFNFLFEESGWQVHSFQNCDNVVEMAIQYRPLLILMDNWIPSIGGIRATQLLKANEEVKNIPVIYISANNDGKALSEQAGADCFIAKPFDLDELLALADVLVNKS